In Sulfitobacter sp. LCG007, the sequence GCGCTGCCCACCAGAAGGAAGCCGTCCACCGTGTCGTAGGGCGCGGGGTCTTCTTCAAGATAGGTGAGCGTCAGCGCTTCGAGATCGCGCAAGCCAGCGCTGCGGGTGGCCATGAGACCCCAACGCATGTCCGGTTCGCGCTGGATCGCCGAGAGCAGCGCGCCGCGGCTGGTGATCACGTCGCCGGGTTCGAAACTGTAGCCAAGCCGCGCGTAGCGCTCCAGGAGCGTGGCATGCGGAAACCCTGCCGCGTTCGAGACCACGAGAACGGCTTTGCCCGATGCCCGGAGGTCCGCGATGCGCTCCGCGACACCCGGGATCGCGGTCTCGCCGATGTTCAGCACGCCAAACGCGTCGAGAAGGAAGACATCGAAATCCTCCGCGAGATCCGCCAGCGTCTGCACCTTCTTGCATGCCCCGCGTTTTGCAGCCGAGGGCAGGCGGTGGCGTACTGCCTCATAGGCCTCGAAGGCCTGATCGGGGGTCAGACCCGTCATATGATCGCGCCCCTTACCTTGGCCGAGACCCATTCGCCCAGCACGACGGCGACGAGGATGACCAGAAGGATCAGGCTGACCTGCGGCCAGGCCAGCACGTTGAGCGAGGCGGAAAGCTGAAGCCCGATACCCCCTGCGCCGACAAGGCCCAGTACGGTGGATTCGCGGACATTTATGTCCCAGCGGAAGACCGCGATGCCGGCGAAGGCGGGC encodes:
- a CDS encoding TIGR01459 family HAD-type hydrolase; the protein is MTGLTPDQAFEAYEAVRHRLPSAAKRGACKKVQTLADLAEDFDVFLLDAFGVLNIGETAIPGVAERIADLRASGKAVLVVSNAAGFPHATLLERYARLGYSFEPGDVITSRGALLSAIQREPDMRWGLMATRSAGLRDLEALTLTYLEEDPAPYDTVDGFLLVGSAAWTEARQALLEDALRARPRPVLVGNPDIVAPREDGFSIEPGHYAHRLADRTGVVPRFYGKPFTDIFDLAFARVGPQVPRERIVMVGDSLHTDILGAQAAGIASALVAGYGFFAGHDATEAITRAGIYPDFILERP